A region from the Gavia stellata isolate bGavSte3 chromosome 12, bGavSte3.hap2, whole genome shotgun sequence genome encodes:
- the LOC132317945 gene encoding urocortin-3-like: protein MLNTDDLEYENVYGEEEDYDEVPEMDSSEQPAMGAEPCSLPLDEGDCQRYTLRWYYNQRVTECRPFVYSGCRGNLNRFDSKEECELHCGQHPGAGARGVASGKALPAAVHCRTLLTFLVVLGAPARAWKGPSHERLLLAPQAGDGGKLTRQESTSANEMLPGLTKMKRSDHGSEEGFHPDKASLPLLEGSARKALPWPMSPAAKRPAPRKKVGKVSLSLDVPTHVLKILLDLAREKELQAKVAANAELMARLGRRK from the exons ATGCTCAACACCGACGACCTTGAGTACGAGAATGTgtatggggaggaggaggactaCGACGAAGTCCCGGAGATGGACAGCTCGGAGCAGCCCGCGATGGGCG CCGAGCCCTGCAGCCTGCCACTGGATGAGGGGGACTGCCAGCGCTACACACTGCGGTGGTACTACAACCAAAGAGTCACCGAGTGCCGGCCCTTCGTCTACAGTGGCTGCCGGGGCAACCTCAACCGCTTCGACAGCAAGGAGGAGTGCGAGCTGCACTGCGGGCAGCACCCAGGGGCAG GTGCCCGTGGCGTTGCCAGCGGCAAG GCTCTCCCAGCCGCGGTGCACTGCAGGACGCTGCTCACCTTCCTGGTGGTCCTCGGGGCGCCAGCAAGAGCCTGGAAGGGGCCAAGCCACGAGCGGCTCCTGCTAGCCCCCCAAGCTGGGGACGGAGGCAAGCTGACAAGGCAGGAAAGCACCAGCGCTAACGAGATGCTGCCGGGTCTCACCAAAATGAAGAGGAGCGACCACGGCTCTGAGGAAGGGTTTCATCCGGACAAAGCCAGCCTGCCGCTGCTAGAGGGGTCAGCAAGAAAAGCATTGCCCTGGCCAATGAGCCCAGCCGCCAAGAGACCTGCTCCCAGGAAAAAGGTGGGAAAGGTGTCCCTGTCACTTGATGTCCCCACCCACGTACTGAAAATCCTGCTCGACCTAGCCAGAGAGAAGGAGCTGCAGGCCAAGGTGGCTGCCAATGCCGAGCTGATGGCCCGCCTCGGGCGCAGGAAATAA
- the COL7A1 gene encoding collagen alpha-1(VII) chain, with protein sequence MAQKRNQAVCEDVLEADIAFLVDGSSSIGRNNFRAIRTFMDDLVGPFVQVVGEKAVRFAVAQYSDEPRVEFPFSQHSDGTSVRRAIQQLSYKGGNTRTGAGFRYIADNFFGPTQLRPGVPQICILITDGKSQDDAEGPAAKLKSQGIKVFAVGVKNADHKELIRVASMPTDAFFFYVGDFKLLGTLVPLMTRRVCTSVGGTLQWPLRCPTDGPSHAGPSNLEILERGLDQLRIRWTAASGPVTGYRVQRVPLTGLGQPIVVERQEVSLGPRETSTVLRGLRAGTEYLVTVTAQYANSIGESVSGRARTQSRAVSVLDFRVVETGPTFLRLAWQPSPEPPQGYSLSYTVQGVAQGEEKSLGASAQSATLSNLRPDTEYVVTLRPRYAQQPAVPTTLTTRTRRPVGVQHLAVHNVSAQSMLLAWQPVSGATGYRLSWATLTGQDRHRVDLDAGRTSHALGGLQPNTDYVVMVAPLFGQLEGPMATVRQRTEAGAEQTLRTNILGPTSIQVLWSGARDARGYRLEWKRATGPEPPRTVSVPSSANTYQLTGLQPGTEYRITLYTLYDGGEVATPVTTFQTGVEVPVGAVSDLRLVEEVGRRVRLGWTGIPDATEYKVVVRNNQDGTERTRRVPGSQTGLELGDLREGITYLVRVSALVGSREGSATTLTVRLKYPAVGSISELRVTEAGPSQLRVTWRGLPGAGGYLLTWRGSNGLEQSRFLPADPTAFTIEGLRAGIVYTVGVSAIVDGREGSPVTATGRIAPEQVGTVSRLEVQASRSNVARVTWVGVPGATAYRVEWSRRDGGSESSRRVPGHTNSFDIPDLEGGVSYTVKVTALVGNREGNPVSIVVTTPPVPPVSSFQVMEALEHHLRLAWVPAAGSAGYRLVWRLAEGGPQHSQQLPATASSYDVGGLEPGRRYHISITSLAGGRESKPATITAITAAPAPVTSLRVAEVRRDSVMLAWTPVPGASSYILSWTPPTGEAGGRPQTLPGAASSQQVSGLRLGQRYTFTLRPVLGSTPGAETSVSERTVCRDARGDIVFLVHGTRDSSAGADAVRTLLSNTVSALGRLGPEGTQVALATYSYRSLPWLLLNRSSDLPAVLEQIRTMRYEEPSGNAIGAAITFARTYLLSPGAGRRPTVPAVLVVLADGPSGDDAIAAARDVKAGGVRVLAVGLEGADREQLRRVVTSEDPRYIYHGGGDLAELEGELTDDLCTIISTRPEPEPEPKPKPCTVQCPRGEKGDRGEPGRHGLPGPPGPAGPQGLPGESVERPGKKGDRGFPGADGTPGSPGRPGNPGSPGQPGQRGPMGLSGPKGEKGEPGEPRVVVDGVQGLPGRKGEPGTPGEKGDRGERGLPGDPGPRGPAGPPGLKGEKGDTKEGFPGLPGRPGDPGDRGPRGPPGEQGRKGDRGAPGELGEMGEKGDRGVPGPEGEKGDPGPPGKPAPSVAGVGGEKGDRGFPGPEGPPGPKGDVGDKGTRGAPGLSIPGPAGPKGEQGDRGIVGLTGRSGPKGDPGEPGEKGEPGRAGAPGQTGLRGKEGERGEKGDEGTPGEAGLPGKPGDRGPRGLPGYRGPPGEKGDSGDPGPEGRNGSPGAPGSKGDRGEPVDVGLGGVGEKGEKGDPGDPGEDGAKGARGDTGSSGLPGERGVEGPRGPPGARGDPGDRGLPGEKGDRGPPGLDGRNGLEGKPGPLGPAGLRGDQGKQGDPGRDGLPGLRGEQGPPGPVGPLGPPGVPGKPGDDGKPGLSGKNGEDGMPGEDGRKGDKGDAGPPGRDGRSGAKGEQGDRGVPGPLGPPGLPGVPGQVGPPGQGDPGEPGLRGEPNIERSLEALGIKISSLKELTGAYDGSSDSFLPVSERLRGQKGSRGEPGERGPPGREGSLGFPGERGPKGDKGDPGAPGPQGPTGRAVGERGPEGPPGQPGEPGKPGIPGVPGRAGELGEAGRPGEKGDRGEKGDRGEQGRDGLPGLPGPPGPKVDVVEGSLMGFPGERGPAGPKGAKGESGAEGERGPKGDKGEGGPRGERGEPGEKGRDGAPGLPGERGLAGPEGKPGLQGFRGPPGPPGDPGPPGPPGDPGEPGSGIRGESGKPGVPGRDGVPGKDGEAGMPGKMAIAGPPGAKGEKGEPALLEGVLLGEPGEPGGFGEPGDPGEDGDIGLPGLPGPPGLAGIAGTPGQPGLRGDNGQPGPPGPPGERGIQGASGLKGDKGAPGAGLPGARGERGDPGPRGEDGRPGPEGDRGPAGLPGNRGERGDKGDIGAPGPKGDKGDTVVVEGPAGARGSKGEQGERGLKGTEGDKGDKGEQGMPGEKGARGEQGEKGSTGFPGARGPGGQKGEVGALGEPGEPGQPGRDGIPGARGEKGDMGPLGMRGPKGDRGMKGACGLDGDKGEKGEPGIPGRSGLPGRKGEPGELGLSGPPGIPGKEGLMGPKGDRGFDGQQGAKGDQGEKGDRGAPGIIGGPGPRGSDGAPGPPGPPGSVGPRGPEGMQGQKGERGPPGQSVPGARGVPGIPGERGDQGSPGTQGLRGEKGEPGMTEEEIRAFVRQEMNQHCGEHPPPLPRGRGSGPCCP encoded by the exons CCAATGGCCCCTGCGCTGCCCCACAGATGGGCCAAGCCATGCCGGCCCCTCCAACCTGGAAATCCTGGAGCGGGGCCTCGACCAGCTGCGGATCCGCTGGACGGCGGCCAGCGGCCCTGTCACTGGCTACCGTGTGCAGCGCGTGCCGCTgacagggctggggcagccgaTCGTGGTGGAGAGGCAGGAG GTGAGCCTGGGACCGCGGGAGACGAGCACTGTGCTGCGGGGACTGCGGGCAGGGACAGAGTACCTGGTCACTGTCACTGCCCAGTACGCCAACAGCATCGGCGAGTCGGTGTCTGGCCGAGCACGCACCC AGAGCCGTGCTGTCTCCGTGCTGGATTTCCGCGTGGTGGAGACTGGACCAACCTTCCTGCGGCTGGCCTGGCAGCCCAGCCCTGAGCCCCCCCAGGGCTACAGCCTCAGCTACACCGTGCAAG GAGTAGCccagggggaggagaagagccTTGGGGCCAGCGCCCAGTCGGCCACGCTGAGCAACCTGCGCCCCGACACTGAGTACGTGGTGACTCTCCGACCCCGCTATGCACAGCAGCCCGCCGTCCCCACCACCCTCACCACCCGGACAC GGCGCCCGGTGGGCGTGCAGCACTTGGCTGTCCACAATGTCTCGGCGCAGAGCATGCTGCTGGCCTGGCAACCCGTCAGCGGTGCCACCGGCTACCGGCTCTCCTGGGCGACCCTCACAG GGCAGGACAGGCACAGGGTGGACCTGGATGCTGGGCGGACGTCACACGCACTGGGGGGACTGCAGCCCAACACTGACTATGTGGTGATGGTGGCCCCACTCTTCGGGCAGCTGGAGGGGCCCATGGCCACTGTGCGGCAGAGGACGG AGGCGGGTGCCGAGCAGACACTGCGGACCAACATCCTGGGCCCCACGTCCATCCAGGTGCTCTGGAGTGGTGCCCGCGATGCCCGTGGCTACCGCCTGGAGTGGAAGAGAGCCACAG gaCCAGAGCCCCCCAGGACAGTGTCAGTCCCCAGTAGCGCCAACACCTACCAGCTGACAGGGCTGCAGCCGGGCACTGAGTACCGCATCACCCTCTACACGCTCTATGACGGCGGGGAGGTGGCCACCCCTGTCACCACCTTCCAGACAG GCGTGGAGGTACCTGTGGGCGCTGTGTCGGACCTGAGGCTTGTCGAAGAGGTGGGCAGGCGGGTGCGACTGGGCTGGACTGGCATCCCCGATGCCACTGAGTACAAAGTGGTTGTGCGCAACAACCAGG ACGGCACGGAGAGGACGAGGCGCGTCCCAGGCAGCCAGAcggggctggagctgggtgACCTCCGGGAGGGCATCACCTACCTGGTGCGCGTCTCAGCGCTGGTGGGCAGCCGGGAGGGCAGTGCCACCACGCTCACCGTTCGCCTCA AGTACCCGGCGGTGGGCAGCATCTCGGAGCTGCGGGTGACAGAGGCCGGTCCCAGCCAGCTGCGGGTCACCTGGCGAGGGCTGCCAGGTGCCGGGGGCTACCTGCTGACCTGGCGAGGCAGCAACG GCCTGGAGCAATCCCGCTTCCTCCCCGCCGACCCCACTGCCTTCACCATCGAGGGGCTGCGCGCTGGCATCGTCTACACGGTCGGTGTCTCAGCCATCGTGGACGGCCGTGAGGGCAGCCCCGTCACCGCCACAGGGCGGATAG CACCTGAGCAGGTGGGGACGGTGTCCCGGCTGGAGGTGCAGGCATCCAGGAGCAACGTCGCCCGTGTCACCTGGGTCGGTGTACCGGGAGCCACCGCCTACCGCGTGGAGTGGAGCCGCAGGGACG GGGGCTCGGAGAGCAGCCGGCGGGTTCCTGGCCACACCAACTCTTTCGACATTCCCGACCTGGAGGGTGGTGTCTCCTACACCGTGAAGGTGACGGCACTCGTTGGCAACCGGGAGGGCAACCCTGTTTCCATAGTCGTCACCACCC CCCCAGTGCCCCCTGTCAGCAGCTTCCAGGTGATGGAGGCTTTGGAGCACCACCTGCGCCTGGCCTGGGTGCCAGCGGCTGGCAGCGCCGGGTACCGCCTCGTCTGGCGCCTGGCAGAGG gggggcCCCAGCAtagccagcagctcccagctaCCGCCAGCTCCTATGACGTGGGGGGGCTGGAGCCAGGCCGGCGCTACCACATCAGCATCACCAGCCTAGCTGGTGGCCGAGAGAGCAAACCAGCCACCATCACCGCCATCACCG ctgccccagcccctgtcACCAGCCTGCGGGTGGCGGAGGTGCGGAGAGACTCAGTGATGCTCGCCTGGACCCCAGTCCCTGGTGCCTCCAGCTACATCCTCTCCTGGACCCCCCCCACAGGTGAGGCAGGTGGGCGGCCCCA GACGCTGCCAGgtgctgccagctcccagcaggTCTCTGGGCTGCGCTTGGGCCAGCGCTACACCTTCACCCTCCGCCCGGTCCTGGGGAGCACACCGGGAGCCGAGACCTCCGTCAGTGAGCGCACGG TCTGCAGGGACGCCCGTGGTGACATCGTCTTCCTGGTGCATGGCACCCGTGACAGCTCCGCTGGCGCTGATGCTGTCCGCACCCTCCTCTCCAACACCGTGTCTGCCCTGGGGCGCCTGGGCCCCGAGGGCACCCAG GTGGCTCTGGCCACATACAGCTACCgcagcctgccctggctgctcctcaACCGCTCCAGTGACCTGCCCGCCGTGCTGGAGCAGATCCGCACCATGCGCTACGAGGAGCCCAGCGGCAATGCCATCG GGGCAGCCATCACCTTTGCCAGGACCTACCTGCTGAGCCCCGGCGCAGGGCGCCGGCCCACTGTGCCGGCGGTGCTGGTGGTCCTGGCCGATGGCCCCTCCGGGGATGATGCCATCGCCGCGGCCAGGGACGTCAAGGCTGGGG GGGTCCGGGTGCTGGCAGTGGGCTTGGAGGGGGCAGACCGGGAGCAGCTCCGGCGCGTGGTCACCAGCGAGGACCCACGGTACATCTACCACGGCGGCGGTgacctggcagagctggagggggaGCTCACCGATGACCTCTGCACCATCATCTCCACCAGG CCGGAGCCAGAGCCAGAGCCGAAACCAAAGCCCTGCACCGTGCAGTGCCCCAGG GGTGAGAAGGGGGACCGTGGTGAGCCG GGCCGCCATGGGCTGCCTGGCCCTCCAGGACCTGCAGGGCCACAGGGTCTGCCAGGAGAGAGCGTCGAGCGGCCGGGCAAGAAGGGGGACAGG GGATTCCCTGGAGCTGATGGGACACCGGGAAGCCCCGGCCGCCCAGGGAACCCCGGATCCCCAGGCCAGCCG GGGCAGCGGGGGCCGATGGGGCTTTCTGGCCCGAAGGGGGAGAAAGGCGAGCCG GGAGAGCCCAGGGTGGTCGTGGATGGAGTACAGGGCCTCCCAGGCCGGAAAGGGGAGCCAGGCACACCG GGGGAGAAGGGTGACCGAGGGGAGAGG GGCCTGCCTGGGGACCCTGGGCCCCGGGGACCTGCCGGGCCCCCCGGCCTGAAGGGAGAGAAG GGTGACACCAAAGAAGGTTTCCCAGGGCTGCCTGGCCGCCCTGGGGACCCAGGAGACCGG GGCCCTCGGGGACCGCcgggggagcagggcaggaag GGGGACCGTGGGGCGCCAGGCGAGCTGGGAGAGATGGGCGAGAAG GGTGACCGCGGTGTGCCGGGCCCCGAAGGTGAAAAG GGTGATCCAGGACCACCTGGCAAGCCA GCTCCCAGTGTGGCAGGTGTTGGAGGAGAGAAG GGTGACAGAGGCTTCCCAGGACCAGAAGGACCTCCTGGCCCCAAGGGTGATGTAGGAGATAAAGGCACCCGT GGTGCCCCTGGCCTGAGCATCCCGGGGCCAGCTGGCCCCAAAGGCGAGCAGGGTGATCGG GGTATCGTTGGCCTCACAGGCAGGAGCGGCCCAAAG GGCGACCCGGGGGAGCCAGGGGAGAAGGGCGAGCCAGGCCGAGCAGGTGccccagggcagactgggctGCGCGGCAAGGAG GGAGAGCGTggagagaagggtgacgaaggCACCCCG GGTGAAGCAGGTCTGCCTGGCAAACCTGGAGACAGGGGCCCCCGG GGCCTTCCTGGGTACCGCGGCCCCCCCGGGGAGAAGGGTGACTCAGGGGACCCGGGTCCCGAAGGCAGGAAC GGCAGCCCTGGAGCACCAGGGAGCAAGGGTGACCGCGGGGAGCCG GTTGATGTGGGGCTCGGAGGAGTGGGGGAGAAGGGCGAGAAG GGGGACCCTGGGGACCCCGGCGAGGACGGCGCAAAGGGCGCCCGGGGCGACACTGGCTCCTCCGGCCTGCCCGGAGAGAGG GGTGTGGAgggcccccgcggcccccccggtGCACGG GGTGACCCCGGGGACCGAGGCTTGCCAGGAGAGAAG GGGGACCGCGGCCCGCCGGGGCTGGATGGCCGCAACGGGCTGGAAGGCAAACCCGGGCCCCTGGGCCCCGCCGGGCTGCGG GGGGACCAGGGGAAGCAGGGAGACCCCGGCCGGGAT GGGCTGCCTGGGCTGCGTGGGGAGCAGGGACCACCTGGGCCCGTGGGCCCCCTGGGACCGCCCGGTGTCCCT GGCAAACCCGGTGATGATGGCAAACCCGGCCTCAGCGGCAAGAAC GGAGAAGATGGGATGCCGGGAGAGGACGGGAGGAAG GGAGACAAAGGTGACGCGGGACCCCCTGGCAGAGAT GGCCGCAGCGGTGCCAAGGGCGAGCAGGGGGACAGAGGTGTGCCAGGCCCCCTTGGCCCCCCCGGCCTCCCTGGCGTCCCGGGGCAGGTCGGCCCCCCAGGCCAG GGGGACCCAGGGGAGCCTGGACTGCGAGGGGAGCCG AACATTGAACGTAGCCTGGAAGCGCTTGGCATCAAG aTTTCATCCCTGAAGGAGCTCACGGGTGCCTATGATGGGAGCTCGGACTCATTTCTGCCGGTGTCTGAGCGGCTGCGGGGACAGAAGGGCAGCCGGGGGGAGCCAGGAGAGAGGGGGCCTCCAGGCCGAGAG GGTTCCTTAGGCTTCCCCGGCGAGCGAGGACCCAAAGGTGACAAGGGGGACCCAGGTGCCCCCGGCCCTCAGGGCCCCACGGGCCGTGCTGTGGGTGAGCGGGGTCCCGAGGGGCCGCCTGGGCAGCCGGGGGAGCCTGGCAAGCCAGGCATCCCCGGggtgccgggccgggccggggagctgggggaggcCGGGCGGCCTGGCGAGAAG GGCGACCGGGGTGAGAAGGGTGACCGGGGTGAGCAG ggcagggacgGCTTGCCTGGCCTCCCGGGGCCCCCGGGGCCCAAGGTAG ACGTGGTTGAGGGCAGCCTGATGGGCTTCCCGGGCGAGCGTGGCCCCGCCGGACCCAAGGGAGCGAAG GGCGAGTCGGGAGCCGAGGGCGAGCGGGGACCCAAAGGAGATAAG GGTGAGGGTGGCCCGCGGGGCGAGCGAGGGGAGCCCGGCGAGAAGGGCAGGGACGGCGCCCCG GGTCTCCCGGGTGAGAGAGGGCTGGCTGGTCCCGAAGGGAAGCCG GGCCTGCAGGGCTTTAGGGGGCCTCCTGGCCCCCCC GGAGACCCGGGACCCCCAGGACCTCCG GGTGATCCAGGGGAACCTGGCTCCGGCATCCGG GGGGAGAGTGGAAAGCCGGGCGTGCCGGGCAGAGATGGCGTGCCGGGGAAGGACGGTGAGGCCGGGATGCCTGGGAAGATG GCCATCGCTGGCCCTCCCGGCGCCAAAGGCGAGAAG GGCGAGCCGGCGCTGCTGGAGGGCGTGCTGCTGGGAGAACCT GGGGAGCCAGGAGGATTCGGGGAGCCAGGAGATCCTGGGGAAGAT GGTGACATCGGCTTGCCAGGACTACCAGGACCCCCAGGCTTAGCAGGCATCGCTGGGACGCCAGGACAGCCAGGCCTGAGAGGGGACAATGGGCAGCCTGGCCCGCCAGGTCCCCCAGGAGAGAGG GGCATACAAGGGGCCTCTGGCCTGAAGGGTGATAAG GGCGCTCCAGGGGCTGGGCTGCCGGGAGCCAGAGGCGAGCGCGGAGACCCGGGGCCACGG GGTGAAGATGGGCGCCCAGGACCAGAAGGGGATCGTGGGCCAGCG gGCTTGCCCGGGAACCGGGGGGAGCGTGGGGACAAG GGAGACATTGGGGCCCCAGGGCCCAAAGGAGACAAG GGCGATACTGTGGTGGTGGAGGGGCCCGCTGGAGCGCGGGGCAGCAAGGGGGAGCAG GGAGAGCGTGGCCTGAAGGGCACAGAAGGGGACAAGGGGGACAAGGGGGAGCAAGGCATGCCTGGAGAGAAG GGGGCGAGGGGCGAGCAAGGTGAGAAGGGCTCCACAGGCTTCCCCGGGGCACGTGGCCCTGGTGGGCAGAAG GGAGAGGTTGGAGCATTGGGAGAGCCTGGTGAGCCG GGCCAGCCCGGCCGCGATGGGATCCCTGGAGCCCGGGGAGAGAAGGGGGACATGGGACCCCTGGGCATGCGCGGCCCCAAG GGTGACCGGGGCATGAAAGGTGCCTGCGGCCTCGATGGGGACAAGGGCGAGAAG GGAGAGCCAGGGATCCCAGGGCGCTcggggctgccggggaggaAGGGCGAGCCG GGAGAGCTGGGTCTGTCAGGACCACCAGGCATCCCCGGGAAGGAGGGACTCATGGGACCCAAG GGTGACCGGGGATTCGACGGGCAGCAGGGAGCCAAAGGAGACCAGGGGGAGAAAGGAGACCGG GGCGCCCCGGGCATTATCGGTGGCCCTGGTCCCCGGGGTAGTGATGGTGCTCCTGGTCCCCCTGGGCCCCCAGGGAGTGTTGGCCCACGAGGTCCCGAGGGCATGCAGGGTCAGAAG GGGGAGAGAGGACCCCCTGGACAGTCAGTGCCGGGGGCCCGCGGCGTGCCCGGCATCCCTGGCGAGAGAGGAGATCAG GGCAGTCCCGGCACCCAGGGGCTCcgtggggagaagggggagccGGGCATGACG gaggaggagatcCGCGCATTCGTCAGGCAGGAGATGAACCAGCACTGTGGTGAGCATCCCCCACCAttgccccggggccgggggtcTGGCCCTTGCTGCCCCTGA